The Methanobrevibacter sp. genome contains a region encoding:
- the hdrB gene encoding ferredoxin:CoB-CoM heterodisulfide reductase subunit HdrB, whose translation MKYIPDSNILLFRSCLVSVEYPGVEASTKFVFDKLGIDYAISEKQTCCTGLGHYSDVFNQVDTSAIGARNFKIAKDLGRPNMVMMCATCYAINKKSVKLLNKKDDLREHINKLFDENGLSHLKYNKNDLDPTKNIYHVVDILYNKKDEIKKHIKYDLSDYKIATHHGCHYCKVHYEDTIGGVRDPNVMDELIEACGCETIGWYDHKRATCGTGFRQRYSNPDLSFTATADKMNAIKDEDVDILVHLCPNCHIQFDRYQHLISEREGRKFKAIHLNIAQFIALAMGGDLDKVIGQKAHTVPINSIIKELREVEK comes from the coding sequence ATGAAGTACATTCCTGATAGCAATATTCTTTTATTTAGAAGTTGTCTCGTCAGTGTTGAATATCCTGGTGTTGAGGCATCTACAAAATTCGTTTTCGATAAGTTGGGAATCGACTATGCAATTTCCGAAAAGCAGACTTGCTGCACTGGCCTCGGCCATTATTCGGATGTCTTCAATCAAGTTGATACATCAGCAATTGGAGCGCGCAACTTTAAAATCGCAAAGGATTTGGGAAGGCCGAATATGGTGATGATGTGCGCTACCTGCTATGCAATCAATAAAAAATCAGTGAAATTATTAAATAAGAAAGATGATTTAAGAGAGCACATCAACAAATTGTTTGATGAAAACGGTTTAAGTCATTTGAAATATAACAAAAATGACTTGGATCCAACAAAAAACATCTATCATGTAGTCGATATCTTATACAACAAAAAAGATGAAATTAAAAAGCATATCAAATATGATTTAAGTGATTATAAGATAGCTACTCATCATGGATGTCATTATTGTAAAGTACATTATGAAGACACCATTGGCGGTGTAAGGGACCCTAACGTGATGGATGAATTGATAGAAGCATGCGGATGCGAAACAATTGGATGGTATGACCACAAAAGAGCAACTTGCGGAACAGGTTTTAGACAAAGATACTCTAATCCTGATTTGTCATTTACGGCTACAGCGGATAAAATGAATGCCATTAAAGATGAAGATGTTGATATACTAGTTCATTTATGCCCTAATTGCCATATTCAATTCGATAGATATCAACACTTAATTTCTGAAAGGGAAGGAAGAAAATTCAAGGCAATTCATTTAAACATTGCCCAATTTATTGCATTGGCAATGGGAGGAGATTTGGATAAAGTCATAGGTCAAAAAGCACATACAGTACCTATAAATTCTATTATTAAAGAGTTAAGGGAGGTTGAAAAATGA
- the hdrC gene encoding ferredoxin:CoB-CoM heterodisulfide reductase subunit HdrC: protein MTSQQKITDTPINFAEDIIHDVKNSKDEGVLKCVQCGMCTSTCPAARHSEYNPRDIMERVLEGDMTILEDEIIWNCFYCYTCHSVCPVGNSVCEVNQILKQFAIENGIAWDKLYEYLGFADSYFNAAIGAIPEIFFADIDRDVPGWWDFRQNLTEIREELELNPPLMPPQDVIDEVSLILTITGFKEKIENIRESQEAKDEVHS from the coding sequence TTGACTAGCCAACAGAAAATTACGGATACGCCCATAAATTTTGCAGAAGACATTATTCATGATGTAAAAAATTCAAAGGATGAAGGTGTTTTAAAATGTGTGCAATGTGGAATGTGCACATCCACATGTCCTGCTGCAAGACACTCCGAATACAATCCAAGGGATATAATGGAGAGAGTTTTGGAGGGTGATATGACAATATTAGAGGATGAAATCATTTGGAATTGCTTTTACTGTTACACTTGCCATAGTGTTTGCCCCGTTGGAAACAGTGTTTGTGAAGTAAATCAGATTTTAAAGCAATTTGCAATTGAAAATGGCATTGCATGGGACAAGCTTTATGAATATTTAGGATTTGCAGATAGCTATTTTAATGCAGCGATTGGTGCGATACCGGAAATATTCTTTGCAGATATAGACCGCGATGTGCCGGGCTGGTGGGATTTCAGACAAAATCTAACAGAAATTCGAGAAGAACTTGAATTGAACCCTCCTTTAATGCCGCCTCAAGATGTTATTGATGAAGTTAGTTTAATTTTAACAATTACAGGCTTTAAAGAAAAAATTGAAAATATAAGAGAATCTCAGGAGGCTAAAGATGAAGTACATTCCTGA
- the comA gene encoding phosphosulfolactate synthase produces MKSFEFLSKKREEKPRNCGITMVLDKGLGLETANSLMDISGEYVDYLKFGWGTSIVHEQNIIKAKVEMYKEHEITPYTGGTLFELAYKNDKLNEYFKEAHDLGFPAIEVSDGSVNIPREDKLDCIEMAVDEGFEVLSEVGKKNPDLDKELSLDDRIKYMDEELKAGSSLIIVEAREGGKNIGIFDKSGNAKEDEIDYILDNVDGNKILWEAPNKDQQVFFILKLGNAVNLGNISSDDITSLETLRRGLRGDTLGKI; encoded by the coding sequence TTGAAATCTTTTGAATTTTTATCCAAAAAAAGAGAAGAAAAACCTAGAAATTGTGGCATCACAATGGTTTTAGACAAAGGTTTAGGCCTTGAAACTGCTAATAGCTTAATGGATATCTCTGGAGAATATGTGGATTACTTGAAATTCGGTTGGGGAACATCCATTGTCCATGAACAGAATATAATTAAAGCAAAAGTTGAAATGTATAAAGAGCATGAAATTACTCCTTACACTGGAGGAACATTATTTGAACTGGCTTATAAAAATGACAAATTAAATGAATATTTCAAAGAAGCCCATGACCTTGGATTTCCGGCAATTGAGGTATCAGATGGGTCTGTTAATATTCCTCGCGAAGATAAATTGGATTGCATCGAAATGGCGGTGGATGAAGGTTTTGAGGTATTATCTGAAGTCGGCAAAAAAAATCCTGATTTGGATAAGGAATTATCATTGGATGACAGGATCAAATATATGGATGAAGAGCTGAAAGCAGGATCATCATTAATCATTGTGGAAGCAAGAGAAGGCGGAAAAAACATTGGAATTTTCGATAAGTCAGGAAATGCCAAAGAGGATGAAATAGACTATATTCTAGATAATGTTGATGGAAACAAAATCCTTTGGGAAGCTCCAAATAAAGACCAACAAGTATTTTTCATATTGAAATTAGGAAATGCCGTTAATTTGGGAAATATTTCAAGTGATGACATTACCTCTCTTGAAACATTAAGGAGAGGCCTTAGGGGAGATACATTAGGAAAAATTTAA
- a CDS encoding methanogenesis marker 16 metalloprotein: MNNSRTISQINEKIEKGEANIYTAEEFKKLIKKGETPSFEEVDVVTTGTCGVMSGTAAILNFIVSKPGEFIRAREVYLNGVPAYAGPCPNEWLGSVDVILHGTAHSIHDENYGGGFLLKDILEGREVDVVVESVDGKTINNTITIDDITRGQIIGARMAFKNYTAFTNPNSDAVSSIFAATPLEGNLSGLTFSGCGDLNPLQNDIPHNVIKEGKRVLLNGTVGYILGDGTRSSAEKPNLMLSGDLTKMDPYYMGGFKTGQGGEIYDTVAIPIPVLSEEIYNNLLITDDKIDLPVADIKGRHLPLDNTNYQEMWENYDLRPQYNRDKCSSCDKCIVEEICPTNAFEKGSLNIAHCYGCGMCANFCSHDAFDMNTGDVDLEINGQNVNIPIICRQSDRLRGNKLSLKLKKMIENREFKL, encoded by the coding sequence TTGAATAATTCACGTACAATAAGCCAAATCAATGAAAAAATTGAAAAGGGCGAAGCTAATATTTACACTGCAGAAGAGTTTAAAAAACTCATAAAAAAAGGTGAAACACCAAGTTTTGAAGAAGTGGATGTAGTTACCACTGGAACTTGTGGAGTCATGAGCGGAACTGCAGCTATTCTAAATTTCATAGTGTCCAAACCAGGGGAATTCATAAGGGCCCGTGAAGTTTATTTAAATGGGGTTCCGGCTTATGCAGGGCCTTGCCCTAATGAATGGTTAGGTTCTGTTGACGTTATTTTGCATGGAACTGCCCACTCAATTCATGATGAAAATTATGGTGGAGGATTCCTTCTTAAAGACATTCTTGAAGGTAGGGAAGTTGATGTGGTTGTTGAAAGTGTAGATGGAAAGACAATCAATAATACAATTACAATAGATGATATCACACGTGGACAGATAATAGGTGCCCGTATGGCATTTAAAAACTACACTGCATTCACAAATCCAAATTCTGATGCGGTATCATCAATATTTGCAGCAACTCCTCTGGAAGGCAATCTGTCAGGATTAACATTCTCAGGTTGCGGAGACTTGAATCCCCTTCAAAATGATATTCCTCATAATGTCATAAAAGAAGGTAAGAGAGTACTTTTGAATGGCACTGTAGGATATATTTTAGGCGATGGTACAAGATCAAGTGCTGAAAAGCCTAATTTAATGTTATCCGGTGATTTAACTAAAATGGATCCATATTATATGGGAGGATTTAAGACAGGTCAAGGCGGAGAGATATATGACACTGTAGCCATTCCGATACCGGTATTATCTGAAGAAATTTACAATAATCTATTGATAACAGATGATAAAATTGACCTGCCCGTTGCAGACATTAAAGGGCGTCACCTGCCATTGGACAATACCAATTATCAGGAAATGTGGGAAAATTATGATTTGAGACCTCAATATAATCGAGACAAATGTTCAAGCTGTGATAAATGTATAGTTGAGGAAATTTGCCCTACAAATGCATTTGAAAAAGGCAGTCTGAATATCGCTCACTGTTATGGTTGTGGAATGTGTGCTAATTTCTGCTCTCATGATGCATTTGACATGAATACTGGTGATGTGGATTTGGAAATTAACGGACAAAATGTAAATATTCCGATTATATGTAGGCAATCAGATAGGTTGAGAGGAAACAAACTGTCTTTAAAATTAAAGAAAATGATCGAGAACAGAGAATTTAAATTGTGA
- a CDS encoding UPF0058 family protein yields MYKDEMIQLHQFLVYVLKYLAEDDQITNDCSEYITLKISPHHIHKTKAEHKHAIFVLCKIISQVIADKEDNSIPENVRNSLSDLVTRSENEINAN; encoded by the coding sequence ATGTACAAAGACGAAATGATACAATTACATCAATTTTTAGTATATGTTTTAAAATATTTAGCAGAAGATGACCAAATTACAAATGACTGTAGTGAATATATCACCCTAAAAATAAGCCCTCACCACATTCACAAAACAAAAGCTGAACACAAACATGCTATTTTTGTTCTATGTAAAATTATTTCACAGGTAATAGCTGATAAAGAAGACAATTCTATTCCTGAAAACGTTCGCAATTCCTTATCTGATTTAGTTACCAGATCTGAAAATGAGATTAATGCGAACTAA